In a genomic window of Quercus lobata isolate SW786 chromosome 4, ValleyOak3.0 Primary Assembly, whole genome shotgun sequence:
- the LOC115985230 gene encoding uncharacterized protein LOC115985230 — translation MEVAKVEKQNTHSYPFTASRLYPWLVILDGKQGQRQTFFDVSKNHYQTKNIPEMCNKLIYACSHGWLVLVDRYSMDCYLWNPISLEKAPLPRLESIAYKGCILSSSPSDPECHILFFNRLESSLLVCQKGDLVFNEQVGIFAEDVQLWNFAMVGKTIYCLTLEYTLYTAEFVGRTVQFTRIIMEELPWPSPLDLPKFDAFIVESCGELFLVHMMFFGFRMEEVYGFFVFRMDFEEKRWVKVKSIGDRTIFLCQHNNTGCMYSLATELGIKTNSIYFTMNYQRLLYVFDLENLCISKSLPCSTVSRDLTQYWVMI, via the coding sequence ATGGAAGTAGCAAAAGTAGAGAAACAAAATACGCATTCCTATCCTTTCACTGCCTCTCGATTGTATCCTTGGCTTGTAATCCTTGATGGTAAGCAAGGACAAAGGCAAACTTTCTTTGACGTATCAAAAAATCATTATCAGACAAAAAATATTCCTGAGATGTGCAACAAACTAATATACGCTTGTTCTCATGGATGGTTGGTTTTGGTTGATCGTTATTCAATGGATTGTTATCTTTGGAATCCCATCTCTTTAGAAAAGGCTCCGCTCCCACGATTGGAATCCATTGCTTACAAAGGCTGCATTCTATCATCGTCTCCAAGTGATCCTGAATGTCATATCTTGTTCTTCAATAGATTGGAAAGCTCTCTTTTGGTTTGCCAGAAGGGTGACCTTGTATTTAACGAACAAGTTGGTATATTTGCTGAAGATGTTCAACTATGGAACTTTGCAATGGTTGGAAAAACAATCTATTGTTTGACATTAGAATATACTCTGTATACAGCTGAATTTGTGGGTCGAACAGTCCAGTTTACACGAATTATAATGGAGGAACTTCCTTGGCCATCACCATTGGACCTTCCAAAATTTGATGCTTTTATCGTTGAATCTTGTGGTGAACTCTTTCTAGTTCACATGATGTTTTTTGGATTTCGCATGGAAGAGGTCTATGGATTCTTTGTCTTCCGAATGGATTTTGAAGAGAAGAGGTGGGTTAAAGTGAAAAGTATAGGAGATCGAACTATTTTCTTATGCCAGCATAATAACACTGGTTGCATGTATTCTTTGGCAACAGAGTTGGGAATTAAAACAAACTCAATCTACTTTACGATGAACTACCAAAGACTTCTTTACGTGTTTGACTTGGAAAATCTATGTATTTCAAAGTCTTTACCTTGTTCTACTGTAAGCCGTGATTTAACACAATATTGGGTAATGATTTAG
- the LOC115985231 gene encoding F-box/kelch-repeat protein At1g57790-like, translating to MAKQIVRYSTEDQENQENKKGLHRSWSHLPPELLCLVSSYLLAGDFTTFRVICKSWRSSTSLPRPAVSTLTDSPWSLSPCLMSVGLHKCTFFHPAYQKHDACEIDIPELLDARIRFSKYGWLLLTGFGHDNFSVFFFNPFTKEKVELPKYTKRESFVTMSFSSPPTSSDCFVIGICGWDDFGFIKRGEKRWTSHTIIKRPEFTPSTYCNPILHKGLCYCLGENGGLGVFDPNDNPSNWIIYHNDKIPLIQEKLDSVHRSYLVESDEGKLLAIFMVEEGDTRTPIHVFELPKLQVNKTMMKPCKIVCRIVRSLGNRILYISLGGSFLEPVVPRGLGNKIYLPIIQDKKNIYYSLSTGKYCSIFDDYSTKNIHNVQEPRNCCWIQGGPKLTLNKDFEW from the coding sequence ATGGCCAAACAAATTGTTAGATATTCTACCGAAgatcaagaaaatcaagaaaataaaaagggattACATAGATCCTGGTCTCATCTTCCACCTGAGCTTCTATGTTTAGTTTCCTCATATCTTTTAGCTGGGGACTTTACAACCTTTCGTGTTATATGCAAATCATGGCGATCAAGCACTTCTCTTCCTCGACCAGCGGTCTCAACCTTAACTGATTCTCCATGGTCTCTATCTCCATGTTTAATGTCCGTTGGCTTGCATAAATGCACATTCTTTCACCCTGCATACCAAAAGCATGATGCATGTGAGATCGACATTCCAGAATTATTGGATGCACGTATTCGCTTCTCAAAGTATGGTTGGTTGCTCTTGACTGGATTTGGTCATGACAATTTTAGTGTCTTTTTCTTCAATCCTTTCACAAAGGAAAAAGTAGAACTCCCTAAATACACAAAAAGAGAATCATTCGTTACCATGAGTTTTTCTTCTCCGCCTACTTCTTCTGACTGTTTTGTTATTGGAATTTGTGGGTGGGATGATTTTGGGTTCATTAAACGTGGAGAAAAACGTTGGACTTCCCATACAATTATTAAAAGGCCAGAATTTACGCCATCAACATATTGCAATCCAATCTTACACAAAGGATTGTGCTATTGTTTGGGTGAGAATGGAGGATTAGGAGTATTTGATCCAAACGACAACCCAAGTAATTGGATTATTTATCATAATGATAAAATTCCCCTTATTCAAGAAAAGCTTGATTCAGTTCATCGAAGTTACTTGGTGGAAAGTGATGAAGGGAAGCTTTTAGCAATATTCATGGTTGAGGAGGGTGACACTAGGACACCAATTCATGTTTTTGAACTACCTAAGTTACAAGTAAATAAAACCATGATGAAACCTTGCAAGATTGTCTGTCGTATTGTGAGAAGTTTGGGAAATAGAATCCTATATATCAGTCTTGGAGGGTCTTTCTTAGAACCTGTTGTGCCAAGAGGATTGGGTAACAAGATTTACTTGCCAATTATCCAAGACAAGAAAAACATATACTACTCTCTCAGTACTGGCAAGTATTGTTCCATATTTGATGATTATTCTACCAAAAACATTCATAATGTACAGGAACCGAGAAATTGCTGTTGGATTCAGGGTGGGCCAAAATTGACTTTAAACAAAGACTTTGAATGGTGA